One Brevibacillus choshinensis genomic window carries:
- a CDS encoding amidohydrolase translates to MNSLLIKGCSILTMVQGDKPFVGDVLIEGGQITRIAESIEQQADSVIDAKGMAAMPGLINAHNHASMSLLRAFSDDLKLMDWLDKKMLPAEARMTKEDIYWGTMLGTAEMISSGTTAFADMYVHMDAVAQAVVDSGMRAALTRGLVFLEDDGGRRMSEALALVENWTGAGDGRITTMLGPHAPYTCPPQPLSEVIELARNRRIPLHIHLAETVEEVEKIRSRYGQSPTEYLHELGLFADNHVLLAHAVHLTRTDVSLLRGMRGGVSHNPVSNLKLGCGIAPVREMIAQGITVGLGTDGAGSATTLDMFAEIKAATWMQKLESGDPTVLPAEQALRMATIESAKLLGIDAQVGTLEVGKRADLILIDLDKPHLQPIHDLHSLIAYSATGADVDTTIVNGQVLMRNRELLSMSWEEVKSEAAIRSARLVEGL, encoded by the coding sequence ATGAACAGCTTATTGATTAAAGGCTGCTCCATCCTGACGATGGTGCAGGGAGACAAACCTTTTGTCGGCGATGTGCTGATCGAAGGGGGACAAATCACGCGCATCGCAGAATCGATCGAGCAGCAGGCCGACTCGGTGATCGACGCGAAGGGCATGGCGGCAATGCCGGGACTGATCAATGCCCACAATCACGCCAGCATGTCCCTGCTGCGCGCTTTTTCTGATGACCTCAAGCTGATGGATTGGCTGGATAAAAAAATGCTTCCCGCCGAAGCGCGAATGACCAAAGAGGATATTTACTGGGGCACCATGCTCGGTACCGCAGAGATGATTTCGTCTGGCACCACTGCCTTTGCAGATATGTACGTCCACATGGATGCGGTCGCGCAGGCCGTCGTGGACAGCGGGATGCGCGCTGCCCTCACCCGCGGGCTCGTCTTTCTGGAGGATGACGGGGGACGACGCATGAGCGAGGCGCTTGCGCTGGTCGAGAACTGGACCGGCGCAGGGGACGGCCGCATTACGACTATGCTGGGTCCGCACGCTCCCTATACTTGCCCTCCACAGCCGTTGTCAGAGGTAATCGAGCTGGCACGGAACCGGCGCATTCCCCTGCACATCCATCTGGCAGAGACCGTGGAGGAAGTCGAAAAAATCCGCTCCCGCTACGGTCAGTCTCCAACCGAGTATTTGCACGAGCTGGGGCTGTTTGCTGACAACCATGTTCTGCTCGCCCATGCGGTACACCTGACTCGTACGGATGTGAGCCTGCTGCGCGGCATGCGGGGTGGCGTCTCGCACAATCCTGTCAGCAATCTCAAGCTCGGCTGCGGCATTGCGCCTGTACGGGAAATGATCGCTCAAGGCATCACCGTCGGTTTGGGGACTGACGGAGCCGGGAGCGCGACGACCCTGGACATGTTTGCGGAAATAAAAGCAGCCACGTGGATGCAAAAGCTCGAATCCGGCGATCCTACTGTCCTCCCAGCCGAGCAGGCACTTCGCATGGCGACGATCGAAAGCGCCAAGCTGCTCGGAATCGATGCGCAGGTAGGGACGCTCGAAGTCGGAAAGCGCGCCGACCTCATTTTGATCGATCTGGACAAACCGCATCTGCAGCCCATCCATGACCTGCATTCCTTGATCGCATACAGCGCGACTGGAGCAGATGTCGACACGACGATTGTAAACGGACAGGTTTTGATGCGAAATCGAGAGCTGCTGAGCATGTCCTGGGAAGAAGTAAAGAGCGAGGCGGCCATCCGATCCGCTCGTTTGGTAGAAGGCTTGTGA
- a CDS encoding metal-dependent hydrolase, which yields MLDIKFHGHSSVQLTAEGHSIIIDPFITGNSQAATKLEDIKVQYILLTHGHQDHILDAVELALANDATIVATHELATYMSWQGAKAIGMNLGGTASLPFGKVKMTQAFHSSAVVLDDQKQIVYMGMPGGFVIEIGGKTIYHAGDTGLFGDMKLIGERHDIDLAFLPIGDFFTMGPEDAVTAAEWVKADYVIPIHYDTFPPIKQDGEAFVAELAEKDIRGKALKPGESFRLS from the coding sequence ATGCTAGATATCAAGTTTCACGGACATTCTTCCGTTCAATTGACTGCGGAAGGCCATTCCATCATAATCGACCCGTTCATTACGGGAAATTCCCAAGCCGCCACCAAGCTGGAAGACATCAAGGTGCAGTACATCCTGCTGACTCACGGGCACCAGGATCATATCCTGGATGCTGTCGAACTAGCTCTTGCGAATGACGCGACGATCGTAGCGACGCACGAGCTGGCTACATACATGAGCTGGCAGGGAGCAAAAGCGATCGGCATGAATCTGGGAGGAACAGCTTCGCTTCCGTTTGGCAAAGTCAAAATGACGCAAGCATTCCACAGCTCAGCTGTCGTGCTCGATGATCAAAAGCAGATCGTATACATGGGTATGCCAGGTGGTTTCGTCATTGAAATCGGGGGCAAAACCATTTATCATGCAGGCGACACTGGACTGTTCGGCGATATGAAGCTGATCGGGGAACGCCATGACATCGATCTCGCATTCCTCCCGATCGGGGATTTCTTCACGATGGGACCAGAGGATGCCGTCACGGCAGCGGAATGGGTGAAAGCCGATTACGTCATTCCGATCCACTATGATACTTTCCCGCCAATCAAGCAGGACGGAGAGGCGTTCGTGGCGGAGCTGGCGGAAAAAGACATCCGCGGCAAGGCACTGAAGCCAGGGGAGTCCTTCCGCTTATCGTAA
- a CDS encoding extracellular solute-binding protein: MKKNVTIAAILSILLFATMANGYAQSALTDETSNPKKEEVIYVYGPGGPLGPIKELADRFSKANKLKVEVTSGPEANWVEKAKKDADVVFGGSEYMLQEMVHKYPGLIDEKTRTSLYPRAAGILVRKGNPKKIEGLQDLGKPGIKIIDVNGAGQLGLWEDLAGRLDIILELQQNIALSVRSSADAIALWKSNPELDAWITYESWHYRLTDETDLIRLPETDKLYRGTPIAVAQTSDNKKTAQQFIAYLKTEEAHQVFQKWGWK; encoded by the coding sequence ATGAAAAAAAACGTAACCATTGCAGCCATCCTTTCGATCTTACTATTTGCCACCATGGCAAACGGATATGCCCAATCCGCGCTGACGGATGAGACGAGCAATCCGAAAAAGGAAGAGGTGATTTACGTCTATGGCCCAGGAGGTCCGTTGGGGCCGATCAAGGAGCTGGCAGATCGTTTTTCCAAAGCGAACAAGCTGAAAGTGGAAGTGACGTCCGGCCCAGAAGCAAACTGGGTCGAGAAAGCCAAGAAGGATGCTGACGTCGTTTTCGGCGGGTCGGAATATATGCTGCAGGAGATGGTGCACAAATACCCCGGGCTGATTGACGAAAAAACGCGAACCAGCTTGTATCCGCGAGCTGCGGGCATTCTCGTCCGCAAAGGCAATCCGAAGAAAATCGAAGGATTGCAGGACCTCGGCAAGCCCGGCATCAAAATCATTGACGTGAACGGGGCGGGACAGCTCGGCTTGTGGGAAGACCTCGCGGGTCGTTTGGACATCATTTTGGAACTACAACAGAACATTGCCCTGTCTGTCAGAAGCAGCGCCGATGCAATCGCTCTTTGGAAAAGCAATCCGGAGCTGGATGCTTGGATAACCTATGAGTCTTGGCACTACCGCTTGACGGATGAAACAGACCTGATCCGTTTGCCGGAAACAGACAAGCTCTACCGGGGAACACCGATCGCCGTCGCGCAGACATCGGATAACAAGAAAACAGCCCAACAGTTCATCGCGTATTTGAAAACGGAAGAAGCGCATCAGGTTTTTCAAAAATGGGGTTGGAAATAG
- a CDS encoding serine hydrolase domain-containing protein has product MDDVRDLLQEWVDNGWLPGVSLRVLQGQGVCFSCDVGVRSIETRQPVTPDTLYDLASLTKVTATLPALLLLMQEGRIRPDDPIGNYFSDCPKDKRSITIAQLLTHTSGLPADLMERRRDSQLSLPDLLYHQELLQEPGTKVVYSDLGMIWLGLLIEAVTGERLDLFVNKQVFTPLGMNRTLYCPNNQDFRDVAHTEFCTLTGSYLAGEVHDEKAFAMGGIAGHAGLFATADDLCRYAASWMSGEDSLLDREWKQRAIHCQTPAGTERRGYGWQCNDPTGQLSCGSGFHPDSYGHTGFTGTSIWIDPVHEWAVILLTNAVHLGRDHLLRQLRPTIHDAVTAHLQRA; this is encoded by the coding sequence ATGGACGATGTGAGGGACTTATTGCAGGAGTGGGTGGACAATGGGTGGCTGCCGGGTGTGTCTCTGCGGGTCTTGCAGGGACAAGGCGTATGCTTTTCCTGTGACGTGGGGGTGAGGAGCATCGAGACTCGCCAGCCTGTCACACCGGATACCTTGTACGATTTGGCTTCCCTGACAAAGGTCACTGCGACATTGCCTGCCCTGCTCCTGTTGATGCAGGAGGGGCGAATCAGACCGGACGATCCGATTGGAAACTATTTTTCTGATTGTCCAAAGGATAAGCGCTCCATCACGATTGCACAGCTGCTCACCCATACTTCCGGCTTGCCTGCCGATCTGATGGAGCGCAGGCGTGACAGTCAGCTTTCCTTGCCCGACCTGCTGTACCATCAAGAGCTGCTGCAGGAGCCGGGGACAAAGGTCGTATACAGCGATTTAGGAATGATCTGGCTCGGTCTTTTGATAGAAGCGGTGACGGGTGAACGGTTGGATCTGTTTGTGAATAAACAAGTTTTTACGCCGCTAGGCATGAACCGCACCCTTTATTGTCCGAATAATCAGGATTTTAGAGACGTGGCACACACGGAATTCTGTACACTCACAGGCTCATACCTCGCAGGAGAGGTGCATGATGAAAAGGCGTTTGCGATGGGGGGCATCGCGGGACATGCCGGATTGTTCGCCACGGCAGATGATCTGTGTCGATATGCAGCAAGCTGGATGTCTGGGGAGGATTCTCTCCTCGACAGGGAGTGGAAACAACGCGCCATTCATTGTCAGACCCCGGCAGGAACGGAGCGCAGAGGGTATGGCTGGCAATGCAACGATCCAACGGGCCAGCTGAGCTGCGGCTCCGGTTTTCATCCTGACAGCTACGGTCACACCGGTTTTACAGGTACGAGCATATGGATCGATCCTGTACACGAGTGGGCCGTCATTTTACTCACCAACGCAGTGCATCTGGGACGCGATCATCTGTTGCGGCAGCTGCGGCCGACGATTCACGACGCAGTCACAGCTCATCTTCAGCGAGCTTGA
- a CDS encoding MurR/RpiR family transcriptional regulator codes for MLNGGLVSLQAILDELKPSERKVAQFILKQPEDVVKLSVQKLAELSGVSEATIIRLARSLNMKGYQELKLRIAGDLNKQTAGVGSYQEIMMEGSVESIMQAVSWNNVQSIQDTLSVLSSEEVKHAADALSRARKIDVYGVGASAVIADDIKQKLSRINLWCEAYSDFHAQLTSAVNLTEQDVAFGISYSGQTEDIIQSLTEAKQQGATIISLTKFGSSPVADLASIRLFTSSVEKSVRSGAMASRIAQLNVIDILFIAMVSRKQEEVIPLLEKTRVAVSRTKRSSN; via the coding sequence ATGCTAAATGGGGGTCTAGTCAGCCTACAGGCGATTTTGGACGAGTTGAAGCCATCCGAACGCAAGGTGGCTCAGTTCATTTTGAAGCAGCCGGAAGATGTGGTAAAGCTATCTGTACAAAAGCTGGCGGAGCTGAGCGGCGTGTCCGAAGCGACCATCATTCGCCTGGCACGTTCGCTGAATATGAAAGGGTATCAGGAATTAAAGCTGCGCATTGCCGGAGATCTGAACAAGCAGACGGCGGGAGTCGGCAGCTATCAGGAAATCATGATGGAAGGCTCAGTGGAATCCATCATGCAGGCAGTGAGCTGGAACAACGTACAGTCCATCCAGGATACGCTCTCAGTCCTGTCGAGTGAGGAAGTAAAGCATGCGGCAGATGCCTTGTCTCGGGCGAGAAAAATCGATGTGTACGGTGTGGGTGCATCTGCGGTGATCGCCGATGATATCAAGCAAAAGCTATCTCGAATCAACCTCTGGTGCGAGGCCTACTCCGATTTTCACGCTCAGCTGACGTCCGCAGTCAATTTGACGGAGCAGGATGTCGCTTTCGGAATCTCATACTCTGGGCAGACAGAGGATATCATCCAATCGTTGACGGAAGCCAAGCAGCAGGGGGCCACGATCATCAGCCTGACGAAATTCGGTTCATCACCTGTAGCTGATCTGGCGAGCATCCGCCTGTTTACGAGCTCGGTAGAAAAAAGCGTTCGCAGCGGAGCGATGGCGTCTCGCATCGCCCAGCTGAATGTCATCGATATCTTATTTATCGCCATGGTCAGCCGAAAGCAGGAAGAAGTCATTCCCTTGCTGGAGAAAACGAGGGTGGCCGTTAGCCGGACAAAACGCTCATCCAATTGA
- a CDS encoding M20 family metallopeptidase, with protein MAATATLNQAVEDIKQQVIEWRRYLHQHPELSFHEEKTAQFVYDTLQSFGNLEITRPTKNSVMARLIGPEPGKVLAMRADMDALAITEENSFEFVSKNPGVMHACGHDGHTSMLLGTAKILSGMKDKIKGEVRFFFQHAEEIYPGGAEEMVQAGVMDGVDMVIGTHLWATMEYGTVGICPGPMMAAPDTFWINVFGKGGHAALPHQTIDSIAIASQVVTNLQHIVSRNTDPLENLVLSVTKFVGGTTHNVIPGAVEICGTVRSFNKDLREEVPKLMERVIKGITEAHGATYEFTYEFGYRPVINDAEVTQLMEEVVVEALGAEWVDHMRPNMGGEDFSAFMQKAPGCFFYVGAGNQEKGITYPHHHPRFTIDEDALAVGVKMFLHAAKKVVMD; from the coding sequence ATGGCAGCGACAGCAACGCTCAACCAGGCAGTGGAAGACATCAAGCAGCAAGTAATCGAATGGCGTCGATATTTGCACCAGCATCCGGAGCTATCCTTTCACGAGGAAAAGACTGCTCAGTTCGTCTATGATACGCTTCAGTCGTTCGGCAATCTGGAAATTACACGTCCTACCAAGAACAGCGTCATGGCGCGCTTGATCGGACCTGAACCGGGCAAGGTCCTGGCGATGCGGGCAGACATGGACGCCCTCGCGATCACGGAAGAAAACAGCTTTGAGTTCGTCTCGAAAAATCCTGGCGTCATGCATGCGTGCGGCCACGACGGGCACACCTCCATGCTGCTGGGCACAGCGAAAATTCTTTCGGGCATGAAGGATAAAATCAAAGGGGAAGTGCGCTTTTTCTTTCAGCACGCAGAGGAAATTTATCCGGGCGGAGCGGAGGAAATGGTGCAGGCAGGCGTAATGGACGGCGTGGACATGGTCATCGGGACGCATTTGTGGGCAACGATGGAGTACGGGACAGTCGGGATCTGCCCTGGACCGATGATGGCAGCTCCTGATACATTCTGGATCAACGTATTCGGAAAAGGAGGTCATGCCGCTTTGCCGCACCAGACCATCGACAGTATTGCGATCGCTTCCCAGGTGGTTACCAACCTGCAGCATATCGTTTCCCGCAACACCGACCCATTGGAAAATCTGGTACTCTCCGTGACGAAGTTCGTGGGCGGAACCACACACAACGTCATTCCGGGAGCTGTAGAAATTTGCGGAACCGTCCGCAGCTTCAACAAAGATTTGCGTGAAGAAGTTCCGAAGCTCATGGAACGTGTCATCAAAGGGATTACCGAGGCGCATGGTGCAACGTACGAGTTCACCTACGAATTTGGCTATCGTCCGGTGATCAATGACGCTGAAGTGACCCAGCTGATGGAAGAAGTAGTGGTAGAAGCTCTGGGAGCAGAATGGGTGGATCACATGCGCCCGAACATGGGCGGGGAAGATTTCTCGGCATTCATGCAGAAGGCGCCGGGCTGCTTCTTCTACGTCGGAGCGGGCAACCAGGAAAAAGGCATCACCTATCCGCACCACCACCCTCGCTTTACCATCGACGAGGATGCATTGGCAGTAGGAGTCAAAATGTTCCTGCATGCTGCCAAAAAAGTTGTAATGGACTAA
- a CDS encoding carbohydrate ABC transporter permease, with translation MKTSIGGRAVQYVIAYLFMLVALYPIALMIASSFKTNMEIFANPLSLPSSLHFETYQKLWKAVPFADFLWNSIFVSGMSVLLITVFSAMASFYLARFSFKWTAALTFFFLLGLMIPIKLGIVPLFILMKNLGLLNSLWSLILIYTASGIPLAVFILTGFFRTLPVELEEAARIDGCSNFQVFWKVLLPLIRPALATVVIINFIHAWNDFFFPLIFIQKETLKTIPVGMMVLFGEYETDWSLLFAGLTLSAVPMIGVFLLASRQFMEGLTAGAVK, from the coding sequence TTGAAAACGAGCATAGGCGGCAGAGCGGTGCAATACGTGATCGCGTACCTTTTTATGCTGGTGGCACTTTATCCGATTGCCTTGATGATTGCCTCCTCGTTCAAAACCAATATGGAAATATTTGCAAATCCGTTGTCGCTGCCAAGCTCTTTGCACTTCGAGACGTATCAGAAGCTGTGGAAAGCCGTTCCTTTTGCCGATTTCCTCTGGAACAGCATTTTTGTCAGCGGAATGTCCGTTTTGCTGATTACCGTTTTTTCTGCGATGGCTTCCTTTTACCTGGCCCGGTTTTCGTTTAAATGGACAGCAGCGCTTACCTTCTTTTTTCTCCTGGGATTGATGATTCCGATCAAGCTGGGGATCGTTCCGCTGTTTATCCTGATGAAAAATCTGGGACTGCTCAATTCTCTCTGGTCACTCATCCTGATCTACACGGCTAGCGGAATTCCCCTTGCTGTATTCATTTTGACGGGGTTTTTCCGGACGCTGCCTGTGGAGCTGGAAGAAGCCGCCCGGATCGATGGCTGCAGTAATTTCCAAGTGTTTTGGAAGGTACTGCTGCCACTGATACGACCGGCGCTGGCTACGGTCGTGATCATCAACTTTATCCACGCATGGAATGACTTCTTCTTTCCGCTCATCTTCATTCAGAAAGAGACGCTCAAGACGATTCCCGTCGGCATGATGGTGCTGTTCGGGGAGTATGAAACGGATTGGAGTCTTTTGTTCGCAGGACTCACCTTGTCGGCCGTGCCGATGATCGGCGTGTTTTTGCTGGCGTCCAGACAGTTCATGGAGGGGTTGACGGCTGGTGCAGTCAAATAA
- a CDS encoding carbohydrate ABC transporter permease, translated as MGTIATSRQKGRRSWVIHLFPLPALILYALFVVYPIFSAFTYSLYDWQGIKRGVFVGLKNFTTLFTVEPFNEMFWNAFSHNLLYFVVEMIVQNGVAFTLAFFIYRKIRGAGFLKVAYFIPRLLSVIVVGFLWKLIFNPNYGALNTFLTKIGLAEWARPWLGDTDTALLAIILVNCWFGVGFAMLIFLAGLQSIPEELIEAARLDGARGITMLWKIILPLCMPAITIMTIFTFIQAFEAFELVYAMQGSMGEPFYSTDTLAVYFYRMAFSSAGGGDVSIGLGSALAVVLFIIVASVSALSMHLMRKREVQH; from the coding sequence GTGGGTACCATCGCAACAAGCAGACAGAAGGGGCGAAGAAGCTGGGTGATCCACCTGTTTCCCCTCCCGGCTCTGATCCTTTATGCCCTATTTGTGGTCTATCCGATCTTTTCGGCGTTTACGTACAGCCTCTATGACTGGCAAGGCATCAAGCGCGGTGTATTTGTCGGGCTGAAGAACTTTACGACGCTGTTCACGGTTGAGCCATTTAACGAGATGTTTTGGAATGCGTTTAGTCACAATCTTCTGTACTTTGTCGTGGAAATGATCGTGCAAAATGGTGTTGCTTTTACCTTGGCTTTTTTCATCTATCGAAAGATTCGGGGAGCAGGCTTTTTAAAAGTGGCGTACTTCATCCCGCGGCTTCTCTCCGTCATCGTCGTCGGTTTTTTGTGGAAGCTCATTTTTAATCCCAATTACGGTGCGCTGAACACGTTTTTGACCAAAATCGGTCTGGCGGAGTGGGCAAGACCGTGGCTGGGCGATACGGATACCGCTCTTCTGGCGATCATTCTCGTCAACTGCTGGTTTGGCGTAGGATTTGCGATGCTGATATTTTTGGCCGGGCTGCAGTCAATTCCCGAGGAGCTGATTGAAGCCGCGCGACTGGATGGGGCACGCGGCATCACGATGCTGTGGAAGATCATCCTTCCGCTGTGCATGCCGGCAATCACGATCATGACGATCTTTACGTTCATTCAGGCCTTCGAGGCATTCGAGCTCGTGTATGCCATGCAAGGGTCGATGGGAGAGCCGTTTTATTCGACGGATACGCTGGCGGTGTACTTTTATCGGATGGCCTTCAGCAGTGCTGGGGGAGGAGATGTATCCATCGGTCTCGGTTCGGCCCTGGCTGTCGTGCTGTTCATCATCGTCGCGTCCGTGTCCGCCCTTTCTATGCACCTGATGCGAAAGCGGGAGGTCCAGCACTAA
- a CDS encoding Zn-dependent hydrolase, producing MINADRLWDRLMQLSAIGAQEVGGVTRLSFSPEERAAKDLVTGFMKEAGLTVREDEVGNLIGRKEGKNPQAPVVLVGSHLDSVPSGGNFDGPLGVLAGVEALQTMNEQGVETEHPIEVIAFTDEEGTRFGYGMIGSRGIAGLLQRDELDCRDEAGVSIAEAMANSGLDPEHIGKAAREPGSVKAYVELHIEQGKVLESRDLSVGVVSGVAGPLWLKFVLEGEAGHAGATPMTMRRDPLAAAAEVMLVIEREAMRQEISVGTVGKLQVFPGGVNIIPGRVEFTLDLRDVDVAVRDLVEQAIMSQAKDICEKRGVKLHVELLQRINPAVCSEDIRAAFNEACAAEGLETITLPSGAGHDCMQLTGLCPVGMIFARSKDGISHNPAEFTSKEDCKDGANVLYRTVASLASGR from the coding sequence ATGATCAACGCGGACCGTTTGTGGGACCGATTGATGCAGCTAAGCGCTATCGGTGCACAGGAAGTCGGTGGGGTGACGAGACTTTCCTTTTCCCCGGAAGAGCGCGCAGCCAAGGATCTGGTGACAGGCTTTATGAAAGAAGCGGGACTCACGGTGAGAGAAGACGAGGTAGGGAACTTGATCGGACGAAAAGAAGGGAAAAATCCGCAAGCACCGGTCGTGCTAGTCGGCTCCCATCTGGATTCGGTTCCGAGTGGAGGCAACTTCGATGGACCGTTGGGAGTCCTCGCAGGTGTGGAAGCACTGCAAACCATGAATGAACAAGGCGTCGAGACGGAGCATCCGATCGAGGTCATCGCGTTCACGGACGAAGAGGGTACCCGTTTTGGCTATGGGATGATAGGCAGCCGCGGCATCGCCGGCTTGCTGCAGCGAGATGAGCTCGATTGCAGAGATGAGGCGGGAGTATCCATAGCAGAAGCGATGGCGAACAGCGGCCTCGATCCGGAGCATATCGGCAAAGCTGCGAGAGAGCCAGGCAGCGTCAAAGCCTACGTCGAGCTGCATATCGAGCAAGGGAAAGTCCTGGAGAGCCGCGACTTGTCTGTAGGTGTCGTGAGTGGTGTGGCAGGTCCCCTTTGGCTGAAATTCGTTTTGGAGGGGGAAGCAGGCCATGCTGGCGCGACCCCGATGACGATGCGCCGCGATCCTCTGGCAGCCGCAGCAGAAGTCATGCTGGTGATTGAACGGGAAGCGATGCGTCAGGAAATCAGTGTCGGAACAGTCGGAAAGCTGCAAGTTTTCCCGGGCGGCGTGAATATCATACCGGGCCGGGTGGAATTTACGCTCGATCTCAGGGACGTCGATGTAGCCGTTCGCGATCTCGTGGAGCAAGCCATCATGAGCCAGGCAAAAGATATCTGCGAGAAACGCGGTGTCAAGCTGCATGTCGAGCTCTTGCAGCGAATCAATCCGGCGGTATGCTCGGAGGACATTCGTGCCGCGTTCAACGAGGCATGTGCAGCGGAAGGCCTGGAGACGATCACGCTCCCCAGCGGCGCCGGTCATGATTGCATGCAGTTGACTGGGCTTTGCCCGGTAGGAATGATTTTTGCTCGTTCAAAAGACGGCATCAGCCACAATCCCGCAGAGTTCACCAGTAAAGAAGATTGCAAAGACGGGGCAAATGTTCTGTATCGTACCGTCGCATCCTTGGCGAGCGGCAGATAG
- a CDS encoding ABC transporter substrate-binding protein — protein sequence MKKYRFHKAASVLLAAGLLLTGCSGGGGDAAKPSEPGGTPGGSQGGGTEQVTLSMHSWRVEDTEGYAKIIAAFEAENPNIKIDFKPFKATEYNTILNTALQSDSGPDILQLRPYAAGTALAEAGYLEPLDSLAGITNFPKDVLKGATGKDGKVYGVPLSLSTTQFYYNKKIFEQNGLKEPKSWDELIATAKALKEKGIVPISLGAKEGWLLSLSHGVIAPANLRDGDIAKLLKGEIDLKSPEFLKSVQRMQELTPYFPENYVGLEQNDMRTLFATEKAAMYINGSFDLEAIKKLNPDLQLDFFPMPTDDGKAVITTWVDGSYAVNAKSKHKPEALKFMEFMTTKKFAEMYANELKMISAMPGVPLQDPLLNKMAELSQSSPAPYLMIIHFSEGNPTTKKTLENSLQGMYLGKLTPEQVADDVQKSAATWFAPFKK from the coding sequence ATGAAAAAGTATCGGTTTCACAAAGCAGCTTCTGTCTTGCTGGCTGCTGGATTGCTGCTTACCGGATGCAGCGGTGGGGGAGGAGATGCAGCAAAGCCTAGCGAGCCGGGGGGGACTCCTGGTGGCAGCCAGGGAGGCGGAACGGAGCAAGTGACGCTGTCCATGCATAGCTGGCGCGTCGAAGACACAGAAGGCTACGCCAAGATCATTGCCGCATTTGAAGCGGAGAACCCAAACATCAAGATTGATTTCAAACCATTCAAAGCTACCGAGTACAACACCATTCTAAACACAGCACTCCAAAGCGACAGCGGTCCCGATATTTTGCAGCTTCGTCCTTACGCCGCAGGCACTGCTTTGGCGGAAGCGGGGTATTTGGAGCCGCTCGACAGCCTAGCTGGCATCACGAACTTCCCGAAAGACGTCCTCAAAGGAGCTACGGGCAAAGACGGCAAGGTCTACGGAGTGCCGCTTTCGCTCAGTACCACGCAATTTTACTACAACAAGAAAATCTTCGAACAAAACGGCTTGAAAGAACCAAAGAGCTGGGATGAGCTGATCGCCACAGCCAAAGCGCTGAAAGAAAAAGGAATCGTTCCCATTTCCTTGGGGGCAAAAGAGGGCTGGCTGCTCTCCCTGAGCCATGGCGTGATCGCCCCGGCTAACCTCAGAGACGGAGACATCGCCAAGCTCTTGAAGGGCGAAATCGATCTGAAAAGCCCTGAATTCCTCAAATCCGTCCAGCGCATGCAGGAACTTACACCTTATTTCCCGGAAAATTATGTAGGGCTTGAACAGAATGATATGAGGACATTGTTTGCGACGGAAAAAGCAGCCATGTATATCAACGGCAGCTTTGATCTGGAAGCGATCAAAAAGCTGAATCCGGACCTGCAGCTGGATTTCTTCCCGATGCCGACGGATGATGGCAAAGCGGTCATCACGACATGGGTAGACGGTTCCTACGCTGTGAATGCCAAATCGAAGCACAAGCCGGAAGCGCTGAAATTCATGGAATTCATGACAACCAAAAAGTTTGCCGAAATGTACGCCAATGAGTTGAAGATGATCAGTGCCATGCCGGGAGTGCCGCTGCAGGATCCGCTCTTGAACAAAATGGCGGAGCTGTCCCAGTCCAGCCCCGCGCCTTACTTGATGATCATTCATTTTTCGGAAGGCAACCCGACGACCAAGAAGACGCTGGAGAATTCGCTGCAAGGGATGTACCTTGGCAAATTGACGCCTGAACAAGTCGCGGATGACGTGCAAAAGTCAGCTGCGACCTGGTTCGCACCTTTTAAAAAATAA